Proteins from one Pseudomonas bijieensis genomic window:
- a CDS encoding valine--tRNA ligase, with amino-acid sequence MDKTYQPHAIETSWYNTWESENYFAPQGAGDSYTIMIPPPNVTGSLHMGHGFNNAIMDALIRFRRMQGRNTLWQPGTDHAGIATQMLVERRLEAQGQSRHDLGREKFLEKVWEWKDESGGNISRQIRRLGSSVDWSRERFTMDDGLSEAVKEAFVRLHEDGLIYRGKRLVNWDTKLHTAISDLEVENHDEKGFLWNLKYPLADGAKTAEGKDYLIVATTRPETMLGDAAVAVNPNDERYQALIGKFVELPLVGRRIPIIGDDYCDPEFGTGCVKITPAHDFNDYEVGKRHNLPLLNIFDKNAHVLPAAQAFNLDGTLNESVDGQIPAQFAGLDRFEARKQIVAAFEAAGLLVSVDDHALKVPKGDRSGTIIEPWLTDQWYVSTKPLAEPAIAAVEDGRIQFVPKQYENMYFSWMRDIQDWCISRQLWWGHRIPAWYDESGKVYVGRDEAEVRAKNNLGADVALQQDNDVLDTWFSSGLWTFSTLGWPEQTEFLKKFHSTDVLVTGFDIIFFWVARMIMLTMHLVKNEDGTPQVPFKTVYVHGLVRDGQGQKMSKSKGNVLDPLDIIDGIDLETLVQKRTSGLMQPKLAKKIEKATREEFAEGIASYGTDALRFTFCSLASTGRDIKFDMGRVEGYRNFCNKIWNAARYVLDKGEDCGQNGEAYELTLADRWIISQLQRTEAEVTRQLDQFRFDLAAQALYEFIWNQYCDWYLELSKPVLWDENAPVERQRGTRRTLVRVLEVALRLAHPFMPFITEEIWQRIAPLAGAQGKTIMLQPWPVANETRIDPAAEDDIEWLKTFMLGLRNIRAEMNIGPGKPLTLFLKNASAEDLRRLNENEALLKKLAKLESVTVLAAGEEAPLSATALVGEMEVLVPMAGLIDKAAELARLDKEILRLKGEVQRVGGKLSNAGFVDKAPAEVIEKERAKLAEAEQALGKLAEQHGRISSL; translated from the coding sequence ATGGATAAGACCTACCAGCCGCACGCCATTGAAACTTCCTGGTACAACACCTGGGAGTCCGAGAATTATTTCGCTCCGCAAGGCGCGGGCGATTCCTACACCATCATGATCCCGCCGCCGAACGTCACCGGCAGCCTGCACATGGGCCACGGTTTCAACAATGCGATCATGGACGCACTGATCCGTTTCCGTCGCATGCAAGGTCGCAACACCTTGTGGCAGCCGGGTACCGACCACGCCGGGATCGCCACGCAGATGCTGGTGGAACGTCGCCTCGAAGCCCAGGGCCAGAGTCGCCATGACCTGGGTCGCGAGAAATTCCTCGAGAAAGTCTGGGAATGGAAAGACGAGTCCGGTGGCAACATCAGCCGGCAGATCCGTCGCCTCGGCTCGTCCGTGGACTGGAGCCGCGAGCGCTTCACCATGGACGACGGCCTCTCGGAAGCAGTGAAAGAAGCTTTCGTGCGCCTGCATGAAGACGGCCTGATCTATCGCGGCAAGCGCCTGGTCAACTGGGACACCAAGTTGCACACAGCCATTTCCGACCTCGAAGTGGAGAACCACGACGAGAAAGGTTTCCTGTGGAACCTGAAATACCCGCTGGCCGACGGCGCCAAGACCGCCGAAGGCAAGGATTACCTGATCGTCGCCACCACGCGTCCGGAAACCATGCTGGGTGACGCCGCCGTGGCGGTGAACCCGAACGATGAGCGCTACCAGGCCCTGATCGGCAAGTTCGTCGAGCTGCCCCTGGTTGGCCGGCGTATCCCGATCATTGGCGATGATTACTGCGACCCGGAATTCGGCACCGGCTGCGTGAAAATCACCCCGGCCCACGATTTCAACGACTACGAAGTCGGCAAGCGCCACAACCTGCCGCTGCTGAACATCTTCGACAAGAACGCCCACGTATTGCCGGCAGCCCAGGCATTCAACCTCGACGGCACGCTGAACGAAAGCGTCGACGGCCAGATCCCGGCGCAGTTCGCCGGCCTGGACCGCTTCGAGGCACGCAAGCAGATCGTCGCGGCGTTCGAGGCCGCCGGCCTGCTGGTCAGCGTCGACGATCACGCCCTGAAAGTCCCGAAAGGCGACCGTTCCGGCACCATCATCGAGCCGTGGCTGACCGACCAGTGGTACGTCTCCACCAAACCGCTGGCCGAGCCGGCGATTGCCGCCGTGGAAGATGGCCGTATCCAGTTCGTGCCCAAGCAATACGAAAACATGTACTTCTCGTGGATGCGCGATATCCAGGATTGGTGCATCAGTCGCCAACTGTGGTGGGGCCATCGCATCCCGGCCTGGTACGACGAGTCGGGCAAGGTTTATGTCGGCCGCGATGAAGCCGAAGTGCGTGCCAAGAACAACCTCGGCGCCGACGTGGCGCTGCAACAGGACAACGACGTTCTCGACACCTGGTTCAGTTCGGGCCTGTGGACTTTCTCCACGCTCGGCTGGCCGGAGCAGACCGAATTCCTGAAGAAATTCCACTCCACCGACGTACTGGTCACCGGTTTCGACATCATTTTCTTCTGGGTCGCCCGGATGATCATGCTGACCATGCACCTGGTGAAGAACGAAGACGGCACGCCGCAAGTCCCGTTCAAGACCGTCTACGTCCACGGCCTGGTGCGCGATGGCCAGGGCCAGAAGATGTCCAAGTCCAAGGGCAACGTCCTCGATCCGCTGGACATCATCGACGGCATCGACCTGGAAACCCTGGTGCAGAAACGCACCTCCGGCCTGATGCAGCCCAAACTGGCGAAAAAGATCGAGAAAGCCACCCGCGAAGAATTCGCCGAGGGCATCGCCAGCTACGGCACCGACGCCCTGCGTTTCACCTTCTGTTCGCTGGCGTCCACCGGTCGCGACATCAAGTTCGACATGGGCCGCGTCGAAGGCTACCGCAACTTCTGCAACAAGATCTGGAACGCCGCACGCTACGTGCTGGATAAAGGCGAAGACTGCGGTCAGAACGGCGAAGCCTACGAATTGACCCTGGCCGATCGCTGGATCATTTCGCAGCTGCAACGCACCGAAGCCGAAGTGACCCGCCAACTGGACCAGTTCCGTTTCGACCTGGCCGCACAAGCCTTGTACGAGTTCATCTGGAACCAGTACTGCGACTGGTACCTGGAACTCTCCAAGCCTGTGCTGTGGGACGAAAACGCACCGGTCGAGCGCCAGCGCGGCACCCGTCGCACCCTGGTACGCGTGCTGGAAGTGGCCCTGCGCCTGGCGCATCCGTTCATGCCGTTCATCACCGAGGAAATCTGGCAGCGCATCGCACCGCTGGCAGGCGCCCAAGGCAAGACGATCATGCTGCAACCTTGGCCGGTGGCCAACGAAACCCGCATCGATCCGGCGGCCGAAGACGACATCGAATGGCTCAAGACCTTCATGCTGGGCCTGCGTAACATCCGCGCCGAAATGAACATCGGTCCGGGCAAACCGCTGACCTTGTTCCTGAAGAACGCCAGCGCCGAAGACCTGCGTCGCCTCAACGAAAACGAGGCGCTGCTCAAGAAACTGGCGAAGCTTGAATCGGTGACGGTCCTGGCAGCCGGCGAAGAAGCGCCACTGTCGGCCACCGCCCTGGTCGGCGAGATGGAAGTACTGGTGCCAATGGCCGGCCTGATCGACAAGGCCGCTGAACTGGCGCGCCTGGACAAGGAAATCCTGCGCCTCAAGGGCGAAGTGCAGCGAGTCGGCGGCAAGCTGTCCAACGCTGGCTTCGTCGACAAGGCACCAGCCGAAGTCATCGAGAAGGAACGGGCCAAACTGGCCGAGGCCGAACAGGCCTTGGGCAAGCTGGCCGAGCAGCATGGGCGGATCTCCAGCCTGTAA
- a CDS encoding DNA polymerase III subunit chi gives MDTPKPPQKPAHLLDDLESIRQLLGDDNLQPPLLTDTVVHEVVHDEQIPLLFEPINGQPEPKPAAKAEAKGPDALLHLDRELRAAAQLILQDVIDDFAPHIETEIKRRLDARMERLLSQYE, from the coding sequence ATGGACACTCCAAAACCGCCACAAAAGCCCGCACACCTGCTGGATGACCTCGAATCGATCCGCCAGCTGCTCGGTGACGATAACCTGCAACCGCCGCTGCTGACCGATACGGTCGTGCACGAGGTGGTGCATGACGAACAGATCCCCCTGCTGTTCGAGCCGATCAACGGCCAGCCTGAACCCAAGCCGGCTGCCAAGGCCGAAGCCAAGGGGCCCGACGCCCTGCTGCACCTGGACCGCGAATTGCGCGCTGCGGCGCAGTTGATCCTGCAAGACGTCATCGACGACTTCGCCCCGCATATCGAGACCGAGATCAAGCGCCGGCTGGATGCGCGGATGGAACGGTTGTTGAGTCAGTACGAATAA
- a CDS encoding DNA polymerase III subunit chi, with the protein MTKVDFYILPSADPSARLDFACKLVEKAWRMGHSIYLHCSDAAQREDLDARLWAFKGESFVPHGPAENEPEGLIVLGLGNDCGPHQDLLVNLDLKVPAFAQRFARVAEVVVEDPAIRQAARESFRFYREQGYPLQDHRLQRL; encoded by the coding sequence ATGACCAAAGTCGATTTCTATATCCTGCCCAGCGCCGATCCGTCGGCGCGGCTGGATTTCGCCTGCAAGCTCGTCGAAAAGGCCTGGCGCATGGGGCACAGCATCTACCTGCATTGCAGCGATGCCGCCCAGCGCGAGGACCTGGACGCACGCCTGTGGGCATTCAAGGGCGAGAGCTTCGTGCCCCACGGCCCGGCCGAAAACGAACCCGAAGGGTTGATCGTGCTGGGGCTGGGGAATGACTGCGGCCCGCACCAGGACCTGCTGGTCAACCTCGACCTGAAAGTACCGGCCTTTGCCCAGCGCTTCGCCCGCGTGGCGGAAGTGGTGGTCGAAGACCCGGCCATCCGACAAGCCGCGCGGGAGAGTTTCCGTTTCTACCGCGAACAGGGCTATCCTCTGCAAGACCACCGTTTACAGCGACTCTGA
- a CDS encoding leucyl aminopeptidase, with product MELVVKSVSPETLKTATLVVAVGENRKLGVAATQLDTLSGGAISAVLKRGDLAGKVGQSLLLHNLPNLKADRVLLVGVGKDAELGDRPFRKIIAGVLGTLKGLGGSDAALALDELVIKGRDSYGKNRLLAETLVDGGYQFDQFKSQKAEPRALKKITLLTIKAAQAEVQRAVTHATAIANGMAFTRDLGNLPPNICHPTFLGEQAKALGKEFKGLKVEVFDEKKIKDLGMGSFYAVGQGSAQPPRLIVMQYNGGKKSEKPYALVGKGITFDTGGISLKPGANMDEMKYDMGGAASVFGTLRAVLELQLPINLVCILACAENMPSGTASRPGDIVTTMSGQTVEILNTDAEGRLVLCDALTYSERFKPQAVIDIATLTGACIVALGSHTSGLLGNNDELIGQLLSAGQQADDRAWQLPLFDEYQEQLDSPFADIANIGGPKAGTITAACFLSRFTKNLNWAHLDIAGTAWTSGGKDKGATGRPVPLLTQYLLDRAKA from the coding sequence ATGGAACTGGTTGTAAAAAGCGTCAGCCCAGAAACGTTGAAAACCGCCACGCTGGTAGTCGCCGTCGGTGAAAACCGCAAGCTCGGCGTGGCCGCCACCCAGCTCGATACCCTTAGCGGTGGTGCCATCAGTGCCGTGCTCAAGCGCGGCGACCTGGCCGGCAAAGTCGGTCAGAGCCTGCTACTACACAACCTGCCCAACCTCAAGGCCGATCGCGTGCTGCTGGTGGGAGTGGGCAAGGACGCCGAACTGGGCGACCGTCCGTTCCGTAAAATCATCGCCGGCGTACTGGGCACACTCAAGGGCTTGGGCGGCAGTGATGCGGCACTGGCATTGGACGAGTTGGTGATCAAGGGCCGCGACAGCTACGGCAAGAACCGCCTGTTGGCCGAGACCCTGGTGGACGGCGGATACCAGTTCGACCAGTTCAAGAGCCAGAAGGCCGAACCCCGCGCCCTGAAAAAAATCACCCTGCTGACCATCAAGGCCGCCCAGGCTGAGGTCCAGCGTGCCGTGACCCACGCCACCGCGATTGCCAATGGCATGGCGTTCACCCGCGACCTGGGCAACCTGCCGCCAAACATCTGCCATCCGACATTCCTCGGCGAACAGGCCAAGGCACTGGGCAAGGAGTTCAAGGGCCTGAAGGTCGAAGTCTTCGACGAGAAGAAGATCAAGGACCTGGGCATGGGCTCGTTCTATGCCGTCGGCCAGGGCAGCGCCCAGCCGCCGCGCCTGATCGTCATGCAATATAACGGCGGCAAGAAATCCGAGAAGCCGTACGCACTGGTGGGCAAAGGCATCACCTTCGACACCGGCGGCATCAGCCTCAAGCCGGGCGCCAACATGGATGAGATGAAGTACGACATGGGCGGTGCCGCCAGCGTGTTCGGCACCCTGCGCGCCGTGCTCGAACTGCAACTGCCGATCAACCTGGTGTGCATCCTGGCTTGCGCCGAGAACATGCCCAGCGGCACGGCCTCGCGTCCGGGCGACATCGTCACCACCATGAGCGGCCAGACCGTGGAAATCCTCAACACCGACGCCGAAGGCCGCCTGGTGCTGTGTGACGCCCTCACCTACTCCGAGCGCTTCAAGCCGCAAGCGGTGATCGACATCGCGACCCTGACCGGCGCCTGCATCGTCGCCCTCGGCTCCCACACCTCGGGCCTGCTGGGCAACAACGACGAACTGATCGGCCAATTGCTAAGTGCCGGCCAACAGGCCGACGACCGCGCCTGGCAGTTGCCACTGTTCGACGAGTACCAGGAACAGCTGGACAGCCCGTTCGCCGACATTGCCAACATCGGCGGCCCGAAAGCCGGGACCATCACGGCGGCGTGCTTCCTGTCGCGCTTCACCAAGAACCTGAACTGGGCGCACCTGGACATCGCCGGCACGGCGTGGACCAGCGGTGGCAAGGACAAGGGTGCCACCGGTCGTCCGGTGCCCCTGCTGACCCAGTACCTGCTGGACCGCGCCAAGGCCTGA
- the lptF gene encoding LPS export ABC transporter permease LptF, giving the protein MIVFRYLSREVLLTLSAVSAVLLVIIMSGRFIKYLAQAASGALDPGSLFLIMGFRLPGFLQLILPLGLFLGILLAYGRLYLDSEMTVLSATGMSQQRLFRMTLFPATLVALVVAWLSLSLAPQGANQFQLLINQQDAMTEFDTLVPGRFQALRDGTRVTYTEQLSDDRIDLGGVFITQKNLSSDTKKDRGISVLVAEKGRQEINPDGNRYLILQNGYRYDGKPGQADYRAIKYDTYGVLLPKPEVSNEVTDRDAMTTASLLGNKDIRARTELQWRLSLPLLVFIVTLMAVPLSRVNPRQGRFLKLLPAILLYMAYLTILISARGALEKGKISPTLGLWWVHGIFLAIGLGLLYWEPLRLKLASRRNALEVARG; this is encoded by the coding sequence TTGATCGTCTTTCGTTATCTATCCCGCGAAGTATTGCTGACCCTGAGCGCCGTGAGCGCCGTGCTGCTGGTCATCATCATGAGCGGACGCTTCATCAAATACCTTGCCCAGGCGGCCTCCGGTGCCCTGGATCCGGGCTCGCTGTTCCTGATCATGGGGTTCCGCCTGCCGGGCTTCTTGCAGTTGATCCTGCCGTTGGGGTTGTTCCTCGGCATCCTGCTGGCCTACGGGCGCTTGTACCTGGACAGCGAAATGACCGTGCTGTCGGCCACTGGCATGAGCCAGCAACGGCTGTTTCGCATGACGCTGTTCCCGGCCACGTTGGTGGCACTGGTGGTGGCCTGGCTGAGCCTGAGCCTGGCCCCCCAGGGCGCCAACCAGTTCCAATTGCTGATCAACCAGCAGGACGCCATGACCGAGTTCGACACCCTGGTGCCGGGGCGTTTCCAGGCCTTGCGCGACGGTACGCGTGTGACCTACACCGAACAGCTCTCAGACGACCGGATCGACCTGGGCGGTGTCTTCATTACGCAAAAGAACCTGTCTTCGGACACCAAGAAGGACCGTGGCATTTCCGTGCTGGTGGCCGAGAAGGGCCGCCAGGAAATCAATCCCGACGGCAACCGTTACCTGATCCTGCAGAATGGCTATCGCTATGACGGCAAGCCCGGGCAGGCCGATTACCGGGCCATCAAGTACGACACCTATGGCGTGCTGTTGCCCAAGCCCGAGGTCAGCAACGAAGTCACCGACCGCGACGCGATGACCACCGCCAGCCTGCTGGGCAACAAAGACATTCGCGCCCGTACCGAGCTGCAATGGCGCCTGTCCTTGCCGCTGCTGGTGTTCATCGTGACTCTCATGGCGGTCCCGCTGTCGCGGGTCAATCCGCGCCAAGGGCGTTTCCTCAAGCTGCTGCCGGCGATTCTTTTGTATATGGCTTACCTGACCATCCTGATTTCCGCCCGTGGCGCCCTGGAAAAGGGCAAGATTTCGCCGACGCTGGGCTTGTGGTGGGTGCATGGCATCTTCCTGGCCATCGGCCTGGGGCTGCTCTATTGGGAACCACTGCGCCTGAAGCTGGCCAGTCGCCGCAACGCGCTGGAGGTGGCCCGTGGTTAA
- the lptG gene encoding LPS export ABC transporter permease LptG, with protein sequence MVKLDRYIGSSVFMAILAVLGIILGLATLFAFIDEMSDVSDTYTLTDVASYVLLTAPRRLYDMLPMAALIGCLIGLGSLASNSELTIMRAAGVSIGRIVWAVMKPMLVLMLVGVLIGEYIAPATENTAQANRSLAQGGGDAQSAKHGLWHRQGDEFIHINSVQPNGILYGVTRYRFDDQRHMLSSSFAKRANFAEDHWQLSDVTTTLFHDKRTEVVAAAQERWDVSISPQLLSTVVMAPESLSITGLWGYIHYLADQGLNNGRYWLAFWVKVLQPLVTAALVLMAISFIFGPLRSVTLGQRVFTGVLVGFTFRIAQDLLGPSSLVFGFSPLFAVLVPAGVCALAGLWLLRRAG encoded by the coding sequence GTGGTTAAACTCGATCGCTACATCGGCAGCAGTGTGTTCATGGCGATCCTCGCGGTGCTGGGGATCATCCTCGGCCTGGCGACCCTGTTTGCCTTCATCGATGAAATGAGTGACGTCAGCGACACCTACACGCTGACGGACGTGGCGAGCTACGTGCTGCTGACCGCGCCGCGGCGTTTGTATGACATGTTGCCGATGGCCGCGCTGATCGGCTGCCTGATCGGCCTGGGCAGCCTGGCCAGCAACAGTGAGCTGACCATCATGCGCGCCGCCGGCGTGTCCATTGGTCGGATCGTCTGGGCGGTGATGAAGCCCATGCTGGTGCTGATGCTGGTGGGCGTGCTGATTGGCGAATACATCGCCCCGGCCACCGAAAATACCGCTCAGGCCAACCGTTCCCTGGCCCAGGGCGGCGGTGATGCGCAAAGTGCCAAGCACGGCCTGTGGCACCGCCAGGGCGACGAGTTCATCCACATCAACTCGGTCCAACCCAACGGCATCCTCTATGGCGTGACCCGCTATCGTTTCGACGACCAACGGCACATGCTCTCGTCGAGCTTCGCCAAGCGCGCCAACTTTGCCGAGGATCACTGGCAATTGAGCGATGTCACCACCACCCTGTTCCATGACAAGCGCACCGAAGTGGTCGCCGCCGCGCAAGAGCGTTGGGACGTGTCGATCAGCCCGCAGTTGCTCAGCACCGTGGTGATGGCGCCAGAATCCCTGTCGATTACCGGTTTGTGGGGCTATATCCACTATCTGGCGGACCAGGGCCTGAACAACGGCCGCTATTGGCTGGCTTTTTGGGTCAAGGTGTTGCAACCGCTGGTCACCGCCGCGCTGGTGCTCATGGCGATTTCCTTCATCTTCGGCCCGCTGCGTTCGGTGACCCTGGGGCAGCGGGTGTTCACCGGTGTGCTGGTGGGCTTCACCTTCCGTATCGCCCAGGATCTGCTGGGGCCTTCGAGCCTGGTGTTCGGCTTCTCGCCGCTGTTCGCGGTGCTGGTGCCGGCCGGCGTCTGTGCGTTGGCAGGGCTCTGGCTGCTGCGTCGGGCCGGTTGA
- the lepA gene encoding translation elongation factor 4: MSDLSHIRNFSIIAHIDHGKSTLADRFIQMCGGLAEREMEAQVLDSMDLERERGITIKAHSVTLYYKARDGITYQLNFIDTPGHVDFTYEVSRSLAACEGALLVVDAGQGVEAQSVANCYTAIEQGLEVMPVLNKIDLPQADPDRVKEEIEKIIGIDATDAVTCSAKTGLGVDEVLERLVTTIPAPTGNIEDPLQALIIDSWFDNYLGVVSLVRVRHGRVKKGDKILVKSTGKIHLVDSVGVFNPKHTATVDLKAGEVGFIIAGIKDIHGAPVGDTLTLSSTPDVDVLPGFKRIQPQVYAGLFPVSSDDFEDFREALQKLTLNDSSLQYTPESSDALGFGFRCGFLGMLHMEIIQERLEREYDLDLITTAPTVIFELLLKNGETLYVDNPSKLPDLSAIEDMREPIVRANILVPQEHLGNVITLCIEKRGVQHDMLFLGSQVQVTYDLPMNEVVLDFFDRLKSTSRGYASLDYHFDRYQSANLVKLDVLINGEKVDALALIVHRDNAHYKGRALTEKMKELIPRQMFDVAIQAAIGGQIVARTTVKALRKNVLAKCYGGDVSRKRKLLEKQKAGKKRMKQVGNVEIPQEAFLAVLRLDS; the protein is encoded by the coding sequence GTGAGTGATTTGAGTCATATCCGCAATTTCTCCATCATCGCCCACATTGACCATGGCAAGTCGACGCTGGCTGATCGCTTCATCCAGATGTGCGGCGGCCTGGCCGAGCGTGAAATGGAGGCCCAGGTCCTGGACTCCATGGATCTGGAGCGTGAGCGCGGGATCACCATCAAGGCCCACAGCGTTACCCTCTACTACAAGGCCCGCGACGGCATCACCTATCAGCTGAACTTCATCGATACCCCGGGCCACGTCGACTTCACCTATGAAGTCAGCCGGTCGCTGGCGGCCTGTGAAGGTGCGTTGCTGGTGGTCGATGCCGGCCAGGGCGTCGAGGCCCAGTCGGTCGCCAACTGCTACACGGCCATCGAGCAGGGCCTGGAAGTCATGCCGGTACTGAACAAGATCGACCTGCCTCAGGCCGATCCGGACCGCGTGAAGGAAGAAATCGAGAAAATCATCGGCATCGACGCCACCGATGCGGTCACTTGCAGCGCCAAGACCGGCCTGGGCGTGGATGAAGTGCTCGAACGCCTGGTCACCACCATTCCCGCGCCAACCGGCAACATCGAAGATCCGCTGCAAGCGTTGATCATCGACTCCTGGTTCGACAACTACCTGGGCGTGGTCTCCCTGGTTCGCGTGCGCCATGGCCGCGTGAAGAAGGGCGACAAGATCCTGGTCAAGTCCACCGGCAAGATCCACCTGGTGGACAGCGTCGGTGTGTTCAACCCGAAACACACCGCCACCGTTGACCTGAAGGCCGGTGAAGTGGGCTTCATCATCGCCGGTATCAAGGACATCCACGGGGCGCCGGTCGGCGACACCCTGACCTTGAGCTCCACCCCCGACGTCGATGTGCTGCCAGGTTTCAAACGCATTCAGCCGCAGGTCTATGCCGGCCTGTTCCCGGTCAGCTCCGACGACTTCGAGGATTTCCGCGAAGCCCTGCAAAAGCTGACCCTGAACGACTCGTCCCTGCAATACACCCCGGAAAGCTCCGATGCCCTGGGCTTCGGCTTCCGTTGCGGATTCCTGGGCATGTTGCACATGGAAATCATCCAGGAGCGCCTGGAGCGCGAGTACGACCTGGATCTGATCACCACGGCGCCGACGGTAATCTTCGAGCTGCTGCTCAAGAACGGCGAAACCCTCTACGTCGACAACCCGTCCAAGCTGCCGGACCTGTCGGCCATCGAGGACATGCGCGAACCGATCGTGCGGGCCAACATCCTTGTGCCTCAGGAGCACCTGGGCAACGTCATTACCCTGTGCATCGAGAAGCGCGGCGTGCAGCACGATATGCTGTTCCTCGGCTCGCAGGTCCAGGTGACCTACGACCTGCCGATGAACGAAGTGGTGCTGGACTTCTTCGACCGCCTCAAATCCACCAGTCGCGGCTATGCTTCGCTGGACTATCATTTCGATCGTTACCAATCGGCTAATCTGGTGAAGCTGGATGTGCTGATCAACGGTGAGAAAGTCGATGCCCTGGCATTGATCGTGCACCGTGACAACGCGCACTACAAAGGTCGTGCATTGACCGAGAAGATGAAGGAACTGATTCCGCGGCAGATGTTCGATGTGGCAATCCAGGCCGCCATTGGTGGGCAGATTGTGGCGCGTACAACCGTCAAGGCGCTCAGAAAGAACGTATTGGCCAAATGCTACGGCGGCGACGTCAGCCGTAAGCGCAAGCTGTTGGAAAAGCAGAAGGCCGGTAAAAAACGCATGAAGCAGGTCGGTAACGTGGAAATTCCACAGGAAGCCTTCCTTGCGGTGCTCAGGTTGGATAGTTAG
- the lepB gene encoding signal peptidase I, with translation MSLNFPLLLVIAVFVCGLLALLDLLFLAPRRRAAIASYQGSVSQPDGVVIEKLNKEPLLVEYGKSFFPVLFIVLVLRSFLVEPFQIPSGSMKPTLDVGDFILVNKFSYGIRLPVIDKKVIEVGDPQRGDVMVFRFPSDPNVNYIKRVVGLPGDTVRYTADKRLFVNGESVAEQLLGSEPGTLGSAELYREKLGEAEHLIRKEMSRYRATPDHSWTVPAGHYFMMGDNRDNSNDSRYWDDPNIPKDMLGMVPDRNIVGKAFAVWMSWPEPKLSHLPNFSRVGLIK, from the coding sequence ATGTCGCTAAATTTCCCGCTGTTGCTGGTTATCGCCGTGTTTGTCTGCGGCTTGTTGGCGTTGCTTGATCTGTTGTTCCTGGCGCCTCGGCGCCGGGCGGCCATCGCCTCTTATCAGGGCAGCGTCAGCCAGCCTGATGGTGTGGTGATCGAAAAGCTCAACAAGGAACCGTTGCTGGTCGAGTACGGCAAGTCGTTCTTCCCGGTGCTGTTCATCGTGCTGGTGCTGCGTTCGTTCCTGGTGGAACCGTTCCAGATCCCGTCCGGCTCGATGAAGCCGACCCTGGACGTGGGCGATTTCATCCTGGTGAACAAGTTTTCCTACGGGATCCGTCTGCCGGTGATCGACAAGAAAGTCATCGAGGTCGGTGACCCGCAACGCGGCGATGTGATGGTGTTCCGCTTCCCGAGCGACCCGAACGTCAACTACATCAAGCGTGTCGTCGGCCTGCCGGGCGACACGGTCCGCTACACCGCCGATAAGCGTCTGTTCGTCAATGGCGAATCGGTGGCCGAACAGTTGCTTGGCTCCGAGCCTGGTACGCTGGGCAGTGCCGAGCTCTACCGGGAAAAACTCGGCGAGGCCGAGCACCTGATCCGCAAGGAAATGAGCCGCTACCGCGCCACGCCGGACCATTCGTGGACCGTGCCGGCGGGGCACTACTTCATGATGGGCGACAACCGCGACAACTCCAACGACAGCCGTTACTGGGATGATCCGAACATTCCCAAGGACATGCTGGGCATGGTCCCCGACCGGAATATCGTCGGCAAGGCCTTTGCGGTCTGGATGAGCTGGCCGGAACCCAAACTCAGTCACCTGCCGAATTTCTCGCGGGTTGGCCTGATCAAGTAA
- the rnc gene encoding ribonuclease III, with protein sequence MSVSLSRLERQLGYTFKDQDLMLLALTHRSFAGRNNERLEFLGDAILNFVAGEALFERFPLAREGQLSRLRARLVKGETLAVLARGFDLGEYLRLGSGELKSGGFRRESILADALEALIGAIYLDSGMEMARERVLAWLTSEIDSLTLVDTNKDPKTRLQEFLQSRSCELPRYEVVDIQGEPHCRTFFVECEVVLLNEKSRGQGVSRRIAEQVAAAAALIALGVENGND encoded by the coding sequence GTGAGCGTTTCTCTAAGCCGTCTCGAGCGCCAGCTCGGCTACACCTTCAAGGACCAGGACCTGATGCTCCTGGCCCTCACTCACCGCAGTTTTGCCGGGCGCAACAACGAACGCCTGGAATTCCTCGGTGATGCCATCCTCAACTTCGTGGCGGGCGAGGCGCTGTTCGAGCGTTTCCCGTTGGCTCGCGAAGGCCAGTTGTCGCGTTTACGCGCGCGCTTGGTAAAAGGTGAGACCCTGGCCGTACTGGCTCGTGGTTTTGACCTGGGCGAATACCTGCGCCTGGGTTCCGGTGAATTGAAAAGCGGCGGTTTCCGTCGTGAGTCGATTCTGGCCGACGCCCTGGAAGCATTGATTGGCGCGATCTACCTGGATTCAGGCATGGAAATGGCGCGCGAACGCGTGCTGGCCTGGCTGACCTCCGAGATCGACAGCCTGACGCTGGTGGACACCAACAAGGACCCGAAGACCCGTTTGCAGGAATTTTTGCAATCGCGCAGTTGCGAGTTGCCGCGCTACGAAGTCGTGGATATCCAGGGTGAGCCGCATTGCCGTACCTTCTTCGTCGAATGCGAAGTTGTCCTATTGAATGAAAAAAGCCGGGGTCAGGGTGTGAGTCGTCGTATTGCCGAACAGGTAGCGGCGGCCGCAGCACTGATTGCCCTGGGTGTGGAGAATGGCAATGACTGA